In Musa acuminata AAA Group cultivar baxijiao chromosome BXJ2-10, Cavendish_Baxijiao_AAA, whole genome shotgun sequence, a genomic segment contains:
- the LOC135625966 gene encoding uncharacterized protein LOC135625966 produces the protein MEKEQGFFSALKEEVVRGLSPARLRERSSGRGQSPVAEAAAMLQPRRRKAHGRHSSLTLAPDAAVLVARSVSFRETLAPLMEGPDDGGDGDVGGGQRKEGWGRWVRDQLSRAPSVTYLPSAAVSASTSFRRSDLRLLLGVMGAPLAPVHVNSADLLPHLTIKDAPIEVSSAQYILQQYTAASGGLKLQRSIHNAYAMGKLRMAASEFETATKIVKNRGSSSHSPESGGFVLWQMAPGMWYVELAVGGSKVHAGSNGKVVWRHTPWLGAHAAKGPVRPLRRALQGLDPLTTASMFANARCIGEKKVNGEDCFILKLCADPQTLKARSEGPAEIIRHVLFGCFSQRTGLLVHMEDSHVTRIQANAGGDAVYWETTINSFLRDYRPVEGIMVAHSGRSDVTLFRFDETAMSHTKTRMEEEWKIEEVVFNVPGLSMDCFIPPADISCGSVSETCELPRGNRGKTGIAHQRKVAAVGKPRDASDKIIWRVKV, from the exons ATGGAGAAGGAGCAGGGTTTCTTCTCGGCTCTGAAGGAGGAAGTGGTACGGGGGTTGTCTCCTGCACGGTTGCGGGAGAGGAGCTCGGGGAGGGGCCAATCACCGGTGGCGGAGGCCGCAGCGATGCTCCAGCCGCGGCGGAGGAAGGCTCATGGTCGCCACTCGTCGCTGACGCTGGCCCCGGACGCTGCCGTGCTGGTTGCGAGGTCCGTGAGCTTTCGGGAGACCCTTGCCCCCCTCATGGAGGGCCCCGACGATGGAGGCGACGGAGACGTCGGTGGCGGCCAGAGGAAGGAAGGGTGGGGCCGCTGGGTGCGGGACCAGCTGTCACGGGCCCCCTCCGTCACGTATTTGCCTTCCGCCGCCGTTAGCGCGTCCACCTCGTTCCGCCGCTCCGACCTCCGCCTCCTTCTCGGAGTCATGGGTGCGCCGCTCGCCCCCGTTCATGTCAACTCTGCCGACCTTCTGCCTCACCTCACCATCAAGGATGCTCCCATT GAAGTCTCGTCGGCTCAGTACATACTGCAGCAGTACACGGCGGCCTCGGGGGGTCTGAAGCTCCAGAGATCCATCCACAACGCCTACGCCATGGGGAAGTTGAGAATGGCAGCGTCCGAGTTCGAGACAGCGACTAAAATCGTGAAGAACCGTGGCAGCTCATCGCACTCCCCCGAGTCTGGTGGCTTCGTCCTCTGGCAGATGGCCCCAGGAATGTGGTACGTGGAGCTCGCCGTCGGCGGCAGCAAGGTCCACGCCGGCTCCAATGGCAAGGTCGTATGGCGTCACACCCCCTGGCTCGGCGCCCATGCCGCCAAAGGCCCCGTTCGGCCCCTCCGCCGTGCCCTCCAG GGTCTTGATCCATTGACCACAGCAAGCATGTTTGCCAATGCACGTTGTATCGGGGAAAAGAAAGTCAATGGGGAGGATTGCTTCATTCTCAAGCTCTGTGCCGACCCACAGACGCTGAAAGCTCGGAGTGAAGGTCCTGCAGAGATCATTCGGCACGTCTTGTTCGGCTGCTTCAGTCAGCGGACCGGGCTTCTCGTCCACATGGAAGATTCACACGTGACTAGAATCCAAGCCAATGCCGGAGGTGATGCAGTGTACTGGGAGACCACCATTAACTCCTTCCTCCGCGACTACCGCCCCGTTGAAGGTATAATGGTTGCCCATTCGGGTCGTTCCGATGTCACTCTCTTCAGGTTCGATGAGACGGCAATGAGCCATACTAAAACTAGGATGGAGGAGGAGTGGAAGATTGAGGAAGTGGTCTTTAATGTCCCCGGCCTCTCCATGGACTGCTTCATTCCTCCTGCTGACATAAGCTGCGGTTCAGTCAGTGAAACTTGTGAGCTTCCTCGTGGGAATAGAGGGAAGACCGGTATTGCACACCAGAGAAAGGTTGCAGCTGTTGGGAAGCCACGAGATGCGAGTGATAAGATCATTTGGAGGGTCAAAGTTTAG
- the LOC135624667 gene encoding uncharacterized protein LOC135624667 isoform X2 produces MTSPAVSITVAEAVWEQIKSSRSASDDHLSILQFLFGRNLERATRIVDQGGVRKVVGESKRKEEYICFPEHHCTCYSFFYDVVNRGEQLCCKHQIAARLAEAVGEVMEVEVSDEQLATMLSKL; encoded by the exons ATGACATCTCCCGCCGTGAGCATTACTGTCGCAGAGGCCGTCTGGGAGCAGATCAAATCCTCACGATCAG CCTCGGACGATCACCTGTCGAT TTTGCAATTCCTCTTCGGCAGGAACTTGGAGCGCGCCACAAGGATCGTCGACCAGGGCGGCGTGCGTAAG GTTGTCGGGGAgtcaaagaggaaggaagagtaTATCTGCTTCCCGGAGCACCACTGCACTTGCTATTCCTTCTTCTACGACGTCGTCAATCGTGGGGAGCAACTCTGC TGCAAGCATCAAATAGCGGCTCGACTGGCAGAAGCCGTAGGCGAGGTTATGGAAGTGGAGGTGTCCGATGAGCAGCTAGCAACGATGCTCTCGAAGCTCTGA
- the LOC135624667 gene encoding uncharacterized protein LOC135624667 isoform X1 yields MTSPAVSITVAEAVWEQIKSSRSASDDHLSILQFLFGRNLERATRIVDQGGVRKVSAAPSGRSFFLVVGESKRKEEYICFPEHHCTCYSFFYDVVNRGEQLCCKHQIAARLAEAVGEVMEVEVSDEQLATMLSKL; encoded by the exons ATGACATCTCCCGCCGTGAGCATTACTGTCGCAGAGGCCGTCTGGGAGCAGATCAAATCCTCACGATCAG CCTCGGACGATCACCTGTCGAT TTTGCAATTCCTCTTCGGCAGGAACTTGGAGCGCGCCACAAGGATCGTCGACCAGGGCGGCGTGCGTAAGGTCTCCGCCGCGCCCAGCGGCCGCTCCTTCTTCCTG GTTGTCGGGGAgtcaaagaggaaggaagagtaTATCTGCTTCCCGGAGCACCACTGCACTTGCTATTCCTTCTTCTACGACGTCGTCAATCGTGGGGAGCAACTCTGC TGCAAGCATCAAATAGCGGCTCGACTGGCAGAAGCCGTAGGCGAGGTTATGGAAGTGGAGGTGTCCGATGAGCAGCTAGCAACGATGCTCTCGAAGCTCTGA